The Christensenella timonensis DNA segment AATAACGCCGGGAATACTCCCGAGGCCGCCCAGGATCATAACCGCGAAACCCTTCATAACGATATCGCCGCCATAGGACGGGAACATTTGCAGCAAGCTTGTTACAAAGATACCGCACAGCCCCGCAAGCGCGCTGCCGATTGCGAATACGGCGCCGCTCGTTTTGTTTACGTTTACGCCGACCATCGTAGCCGCTTCCCTGTTCTGCGCCATTGCGCGGATGGAACGCCCCAGTTTGGTCTTTTTCATCATAAAGGCCAGCACGCCCATCAACGCCAGGTTGATAATAATGACGTACAGGCGAAACGTGGTGATCGAAATCGGCCCAATTTGGATCGACGTATTCCCTACCGCCTGGATGGACACCGGGTCAGGCCCCCAAATCAGCTGGCAGAGATTTTCAAAGATGAAGAGCAGCCCCAGTGCCAGGATAAAGATATTGATCGGCGGCCCTTTGATGATGACCCGATAACAGTATTTTTCCAAAAACATTCCTAAGAGCGCGCATCCGGCGATTGCAAGAACTGCGGCGAGGATCCACGGTACGCCGAGCATCCTGGCGAAGGTATATCCGATATATCCCCCTACCATAACGACAGAACCATGGGCAAAGTGCGAAATCCCGAGGATTCCGTAAATCTGCGATAATCCCATACCGATCAAGGTGTAAATACTTCCTGTAACGATGCCGTTCACGATTTGCTGAAGAAGTATAGCATTATCCATAATTTCCCTCCTTTAATATTGATCTGTTTCCTGTCCCCGGAGGGACGTGTCAGATACCGAGATATGTTTCCTGAATCTTCTGGTCCTTGGATAATTCTTCCGCTGTGCCTTCGATTACAATATTTCCGGTCTCCAACACATAAACGTAATCAGCCAGATCCAGCGCCATCTGCGTATTCTGTTCCACAAGCAGCACCGATTTGCCGCGGCTGTTTATATTCCTGATAATTTCTCCTACTTCTTCCACCAGGATCGGCGCAAGTCCCCAGGACGGTTCGTCCAGCATCAGCATGTCCGGCCTTGCCATCAGCGCCCGCGCGATGGCAAGCATTTCCTGCTCGCCGCCGGAAAGGGTGCCCGCCTGTTGGTTTGTCCTGTCCTTGAGCCTCGGGAACCAGCCGAATACCTCTTCGATGGAATCGGAGATCTCATTCTTATCCGTGCGCGTATATGCGCCCATGATCAGGTTTTCATATACCGTCATCTCAGGGAAAAGCTGCCTTCCTTCCGGGCATAGGGATAACCCGCTTTTGGTGACCTCGTGCGACTTCATTTTATTGAGCTCCGTACCATTCCACTCAATGCTGCCGCTTTTCGCACGCATCATCCCCATGATCGTTTTCATGGTCGTCGTTTTTCCGGCCCCGTTTGTCCCGATGAGTACCGTGATTTTCCCTGTCTGCGCAGTGAAGGACAATCCATGCAATACTTCAATGCTTCCATAGCAGGTTACAAGGTCTTTGACTTTAAGCATGTTTTGTACTCCTTCCCAGGTAAGCTTCGATAACAGCTTCATCCTTTTGTATTTCTTCCGGCCTTCCCTCGGCTATCTTCTCGCCCAGGTTCAAAACGACGACATGGTGGCATACTTCCATGATCATTTTCATATGGTGCTCTACCAGCAATACGGGAATCCCCCCGTCGCACACCTTACGGATCAGTTGTACCAGGTCGGCGCGTTCGTCCTCGATCATGCCTGCGCACGGTTCGTCCAGCATCAAAAGCTTGGGATCGGTAGCCATGGCAATGGCAATCATCAGCCTTCTTTGATCAGCGCTGGTAAGCGATCCAGCGCGCACTGCCATTTTTTCCTTCAGCCCGACAAATTCCAACAGCTCTTCGCTGTGCTGTACAACGCGCTTTTCTTCCTTGAGCGTACCCGCGATCCCGAAAACCCCTGTGACGAAATTTGATTTCATCCTGCAATGGTGCGCCGTCACAACGTTTTCCACTGCGGAAAGATCCGGAAACACACTGCTGATCTGGAATGTCCGCGCGACACCCATACGCGCGATCTTGTGGGAAGGCATGCCGCTGATATCCTTATCTTCAAATATGATTTTTCCGCTCGTGGGTTTGTGTACGCCCGTGATCAGATTAAAGCAGGTTGTCTTGCCCGATCCGTTCGGGCCGATGAGTCCCAATATCTGGTTTTCCTCGACATTGAAGGACACATCCTTTACTGCGGCCAGACCGCCAAAGTATTTTGTTACATTCTCAAAACGGAGAATCATTTAACCATTCCTCCAAATCATTTAGTCTTATGGGCAGCAGATTTGTCGTAGCCAGCTCCTTTCGCCTGCATCACAGCTTAAGGCCCCTGTTCCACGTCTTTGTCCGCCATTTATATTCCTCTATCACCTCCGGCGACAGTTGTTTGTTCGTCGTGACCATCCCCTGCTCATGCAGCGTATCCTGCACCTGCTTTACATCGATCTCCTTAGGAGCGATCCCCTGCCTTGCGGCAAGCGCCGCCGCTGTTCCGGCCGCCTGTCCTGTGCAGATGCTCGGCGTGCAATACCGAAGGGCCGCCCAGGTGACCAGGTCCATCGATGCCGATCCGCCGGCTGCCAGCAGGTTGTCAAAATCCTTGGACAGCATAGAGCGGTACGGGATATCGTACGGCGTTACATTATAAACGAACTGGTGGCTTGCATTGGGAAAAAACGGATCCTGCGGCATGTTGCAGCACGCGATGGAATCGTCGAAGCTGCGCGCGCTTTTCATGTCGTCGTCCGTAATCGTATATTCCCCTACGATCC contains these protein-coding regions:
- a CDS encoding branched-chain amino acid ABC transporter permease, with translation MDNAILLQQIVNGIVTGSIYTLIGMGLSQIYGILGISHFAHGSVVMVGGYIGYTFARMLGVPWILAAVLAIAGCALLGMFLEKYCYRVIIKGPPINIFILALGLLFIFENLCQLIWGPDPVSIQAVGNTSIQIGPISITTFRLYVIIINLALMGVLAFMMKKTKLGRSIRAMAQNREAATMVGVNVNKTSGAVFAIGSALAGLCGIFVTSLLQMFPSYGGDIVMKGFAVMILGGLGSIPGVIVGGLIMGIVESLGAGFISAGYKDLFGFIIIILVLIFKPNGLFGKRGATTK
- a CDS encoding ABC transporter ATP-binding protein, producing the protein MLKVKDLVTCYGSIEVLHGLSFTAQTGKITVLIGTNGAGKTTTMKTIMGMMRAKSGSIEWNGTELNKMKSHEVTKSGLSLCPEGRQLFPEMTVYENLIMGAYTRTDKNEISDSIEEVFGWFPRLKDRTNQQAGTLSGGEQEMLAIARALMARPDMLMLDEPSWGLAPILVEEVGEIIRNINSRGKSVLLVEQNTQMALDLADYVYVLETGNIVIEGTAEELSKDQKIQETYLGI
- a CDS encoding ABC transporter ATP-binding protein — encoded protein: MILRFENVTKYFGGLAAVKDVSFNVEENQILGLIGPNGSGKTTCFNLITGVHKPTSGKIIFEDKDISGMPSHKIARMGVARTFQISSVFPDLSAVENVVTAHHCRMKSNFVTGVFGIAGTLKEEKRVVQHSEELLEFVGLKEKMAVRAGSLTSADQRRLMIAIAMATDPKLLMLDEPCAGMIEDERADLVQLIRKVCDGGIPVLLVEHHMKMIMEVCHHVVVLNLGEKIAEGRPEEIQKDEAVIEAYLGRSTKHA